The Chamaesiphon minutus PCC 6605 DNA window TTGTTGTGGGGAAATCTCGTACCTGCGGCACAGGCGATGGGAGGTAAATTACCAACAATAAATCAACCCGCACCAACATTTACATTGCCAACCAATACTGGCGCAGGCAAAGTCGCCTTGAGTGACTATGCTGGCAAGTGGCTAGTTTTATATTTTTACCCGAAAGATTTCACATCCGGTTGTACGTTAGAAGCGCGGAAATTTCAACAAGATTTGCCAAAATATCAGCAACATCAAACAGAAATTGTGGGCGTAAGTGCTGATTCGATCGATTCTCATGCCGAATTTTGCGATTCGGAAGGGTTAAAGTTTCCGCTTCTAGCCGATACCGACGGCCAAGTTAGCAAAGCCTACGGTTCGTGGATGGGCATTTATTCGATGCGGCACAGTTTTATTATCGATCCTCAAGGAATCTTGCGTGCGACTTTTACAGACGTCAATCCGATCGCGCATAGTCGGGAAGTATTAACCGAACTCGATCGACTTCAAGCCGCCAAAACATAAGTTTTTAATTGCCAATTCACTCTAACCAAAATTGTCAATCGACCGTAAAACTGGATTGGGTTTAGACAGAACAATCTTTATTTTCTTTCCCCACTCCCCGCTTTCCGAACTAACAACACACTGCATATTGCTAGCAAGTGCTGTAAAGAGTTATGTTCGCCGTAGCACTAAGAACTCATCTGCGACAAATAGCCGAAGTTGCTGCCAAAACCCGACCTAAATTCAGCCTTACGTCTGGAACGCTGTGGGAAGCAGCCAAATGCCCCTAGCAGATCGATCGCCTGACAGGTTACGATCGAATGCAGCAAAATATATATAAAATTTTATTAGTATCTGGCGATAAATAAGCCCGTACATAGCTTTAGCATGTGCGGGTCTAAAGCTGTAGCCAAGCTACAGTCAATCTATAACTAATATTCACAATCTTTAGATAGATCGATAGCAGATTTCCTGAGATACTTTAATACTAACTGGCAAGGAGCGTAATTTTTATGGGAAGGATTTTTATCTGTGCGATTTATGGTGGCTATGAAGGAGCGGCTAACGATCCAGAAACAAGTGGAACCGCGCCTAATGAAGCCAGAGAAATGGTCTTTCTCCGCGATTTAATCGTCCCAGAATTGCGCAATCGCAACTTTGAAGTCGTCGCCGTACCTGATTTCGAGCGTCCTGCACTGAGTATTGACTGGATCGATAGACGTGCCAAACCTGGTGATATTGCCTTAGGCATTCATGCCGATGCTTACGCTCATTCTCAAACCACCGGAGTGAGTACTTTTTATATTGCTAAAAACGGCGAACGTAAAAATCACGCCCAGATGCTATTGCTTGCTTTCTCCAGTCGCGTTCCCGATTTACCCAGTCGCGGTGCCAAACCCGATACAGTAACGGGTACGGGTAGTTTGGCTTTTTGTCGGCGATTGTCGATTCCATCGCTGTTGATGGAAATTGGCTTTAAAATCGATACTGAAGACCGCGAACGAACCAAAGCGTACCGCCGGGAAATCGCACTGGGAATTTCTGATGGCTTGGTTACCTGGAGTCGCGACGTGCAAATGCAAGCTACCAGCAACGATCGCACCGTACCCGTCCATCTTAAGGTTAATAACGAACCCTATCCCGAATGGGGGATCTCGATCGATGGTAACGTGTTTATCCCGATCGATCTAGCCGATAGATTGGGTGTCAATCTCGCGCTCAATCCGCAGATGCGCCGGATTCGCTATCGCGGCATCGTCTATCTTAAAGCGATCGAATTGCGAGATCTAAATATCTCGATCGTTTCCGAAATTGGGCGCACTTACAATATCCGTTCCCAACATTCTTTTAATGCTGATGAATTCGATCGAATTATGCGTGCGGGTCACACTACCGCGACTCATCTGAACGATTTCATCGCCGCGAATAATCCAGAAGCTCTAGTTGAGTTTCCCAAGCTTGCCGAAACATATGTCGAAGAAGCCAAAGCCGAAGGGGTAAATTACGATCTAGCCTTCGCGCAAATGTGCTTAGAAACCCGCTTTCTGACCTTTGGCGGTGCGATATTGCCAGAATTTAATAATTTTGCCAGTTTGGGTGACAGGCAGGCTGAATGGGCAAAATTCACCAATTTACGATTGGGTGTCCGCGCTCATATTCAACAACTCAAAGCTTATGCCAGCAATGATTTATTAGTGCAAGAATGTGTCGCACCTAGATTTGAATTAGTCAAACGAGGAGTTGCCCCGACGATGCGACAGTTAAACGGTCGTTGGTCGGCAGACGGGCAATATACAATTAAAATCGCCGCCATCCTCCGACGATTGTATGAAACCGCTGGGATTTTTTAGATTTAAACAATTGCTAATTAACTTAATTTGCTAGTTACTTGTGTGTAGAGGGTAGAGGGTCGGGGTAAAAATACTCGCCTTTTTCCCGATCTTGACTCTCGACTCTCTAGTCCTTAATTTCCCCAATAACTTATAACTAGCAACTGAGGTTGAATAGCTAAGATTGCCAACGCTCGGTAGGCAAACAGTAATCGATTGAGGTTGGGTAAATACTACTTCACTGGGACGATCCAACCGGGATTTTTTAGCTGTAGAATTGAAGTAAGCGAGTGCGGTATCGAGCTGCTGGCAACGAACAGCGGTACATCTGTTTGCCGTAGTCTGGTTGTCACAACCGTTTAACCATCGGCACGGTTAAAACCTCGATCGAACCTGTCCTTGTCACCCCAATCGCGCTTAAATTATCGATATTACTAGATACATGCAACAAACTTAACAATAGTGCGTCATTGATGACTAGCTAAACTTTTAAGATGTGTTTACTCCGGCGTCATCCGAGCGACTAAAAGTTCGGCACCGAGGCCAGTTAGCTGAGACTGCTACAAGAATTGTATAGGCGTGATTTGTATGTCAGAAAACCAAGAAAAATTACCCATTCAAGATCGTTCTCCAGACCAAGCTCCACTTGACAATCGGATCGCGCCAGCTAAAAGTACTGCTGTCAATAGATTGCGTCAAGGTAGTAAATATGTCTCGTTATTGTTGTTAAGTACCGTTGCTAGTTGTTCGTTCGGCTACCTAGCTGCGAAAGAACAATTACCCACGAGCATCGAATCACCAGCAGTAGCTAACTCACCTGTAGCCAGTAGCGGCAGCATCTTAGCTACGGCAAACAATAGTTTTATCACTCAGGTTGTCGATAAAGCAGGCCCTGCTGTAGTCAGAATCAATGCTTCGACTACCGTTAATACGCGTTCGGCAACAGATGGTAGCGACGATCCCCTATTCCGGCGATTTTTTGGTAATGGCTCCACTTCGCCAAATCGATCGACCGAGCGAGAAATCAGACAAGGCACGGGTTCGGGCTTTGTAATCGACAATAATGGGCGCATTATTACTAACGCACACGTTGTCTCTGGCGCATCGAGAGTAACCGTCACTCTCAGAGACGGACGCACGATCCCTGGCAGAGTCAGAGGACTCGATCTAGTCACCGATGTGGCAGTAATCGAAGTTGACCAAAAGAATCTGCCGAGTATCCCATTAGGTAACTCCGATCTTATTAAATCGGGCGAATGGGCGATCGCGATCGGTAATCCCCTTGGCTTGGATAATACTGTTACGGCAGGAATTATCAGCGGTACCGGGCGGACTAGTGCCGAAATTGGCGCGCGAGACAAGCGAGTCAACTATATTCAAACTGATGCGGCGATCAACCCTGGTAACTCTGGTGGACCGTTGCTCAATGCCGCAGGGCAAGTCATTGGCGTAAATACTGCCATCCTGCGCGGTACCCAAGGCTTGGGATTTGCGATCCCCATCAATACTGCCCAACGGATTGCCAGCCAACTGATTGCCAATGGCAAAGTCGAACATCCCTTCTTGGGCATCCAGATGATCGATCTGAATGCTCAGCTCAAAGAAGACATTAATAGCGATCCCAATGCCAATATCAAGCTCGATGTCGAGCAAGGATCGTTAATCGCACGAGTCGTTCGCAACTCGCCCGCAGCATCAGCCGGAATCCGATCTGGGGACGTCATTCAAAGTGTCAATGGCAAACCCGTCCAAAATTCTAATCAGGTGCAACAAGCGATCGAAAAGACGAAGATCGGTAGTAGCTTCCCCGTTCAAGTGCGTCGGAACGGACAGACTATTACACTAAATGTTACCCCTGTCGCCGCACCGCCAATTACCTCAGCACAAGAATAACCTCATTGCTAGAAATCTATATTTTTAGAAGCAGCGCACTTCAAGGTTAACTTGGAGTGCGTCTTGCTGCTAGAAGAGGGTAAACATTAGGCTTGCGCTTTCAATAAAGTCTACAATCTAAAATCAATTGACAATATACTTTTATAGCGATCGAGAGCAGCCATATGGTTGCTTTTCAAACTTTTCCAGACATGGCTTTGTCATGGACAAATTGTGGTGGACTACCACAGAACACTACTTCCAGGCCCAAAAATTTATCGGTACGCCCTACCTCGAACAAATTCGATCGGTTAATACGCCTAAAGATGCTGCCATCATCGGCAGAAAACGGAGTTTGCCCCTGCGCAGTGATTGGGAACAAGTTAAAGATGAAATTATGTACAGGGCGGTATTGTGTAAATTTCAAATTCACTTAGACATTCGCGAAATTCTACTCGCAACTGGCGACGAACCGATTGTTGAAAATGCCCCCAATGACTACTATTGGGGCTGCGGCAAAGACGGCACGGGTAAAAATCAACTCGGCTTGACTTTAATGCGAGTCAGAGCGATGTTAAGTATCTAGTAGTCTACGGCGTAAATAAGGTTACTATTTTGCGGGGAGCGGCGGCTCGCGTATCTGCTAAGGCAGAGGCTATGCCTACGGCAGGCTCCGCCAACGCCAACGTCGGCATAGCCGACGGTTTAGCGAGACGAGACAAGACAAGACAGGGAGCGGGGAAAGAAATGGTTGGTTAATTGCTGCCGCATAGTACTAGGCATAATTAAATCTAAGATATCGCGGAGGGTGGGCACTGCCCACCAGCTAGATTTCAGACAGTATCTATCTAATAAATAATTGCATTTGCCCACTTACTAATCGCTCGTCGCTCGTCGCTCTTAGAGCGGGTAACTCCCAACAAATAAGTTTCAGAAATTATCTATTTAATAAGTATGTTTACCTGCCTACTCAATCGATCGGCGATCGCCGATAATTGATACTTAATAAGTGAAAGCCTAAAATCTAAAATCTAACCCCCTAGTTTAATGATTAAATCTTGGCTGGTAATTGGCGTCGTTGCGATCTTAGTAGCATTCGGGCTGGGACGATTGAATACACCCGAAGGTTATCGCTGGTTCAATCGCCAGCGTCGCCCGCACTGGCTGACATTTGAGGGCTTAATTCCCGTAATTTGGACGGTAATTCTGATTTGTGGCGTTTGGTCGGCATACAATGCTTGGGAAGCCGCCGCCAGCCCACCGTGGGGACTGATGGCACTATATCTGCTCCTAGAGGTGGCAATTATGCTCTACACGCCCTCAATGTTTTGGTTTAAGAATCTTAGAGCGGGCACGATCGTGGGTGCCGCAGGTTGGGTGCTAGGGGTCATTCTGGCCATACTAGTCTACCCCGTCTCTACGATGGCTACCGTTCTCTTAATTCCCTACTTGCTCTGGAGTCCGATCGGTACTTATGTTACCTGGGTAATGGAAGGGTTAAACTGATTTGAGAGTTGAAACTTTGGCTCCGCTTTTCTATCCCGTACCCCCTATCCCCTAGTACAATAGCGATCGAAACAAATCTACACATAGGAGAGGATAGAGATCGTGGGCGAACAGTTATCACAATTATTAGAACCGATCGCGAGTCAATTTCGCGCGCTCTCACTCCCAGAACCGCTCACCCACTGGGGGCATCCATTCTTTATGAGCATCGTTATGTTTGCAATGGGTGGGTATGGTGCCTACGCTGGCTGGAAAGGCAGAATATTAACAGCTAGCGAGCCGCAAGCCGCGATCGAAAGTAAGACCGAGCATCGGAAAATTATGCCAGTCATGTTCGCATTTATGGCGATCGGTGCGACTGGCGGGGTCTTGTCTTTAGTCATTCAAAAACATGCCGTCATGTCCAGTCCTCACTTCTGGACGGCAACTGTGCTGTTAACTTTTCTGACAGTTAATGCCCTAATTGCTGGAACTGGATTCGGCGATAATAAGCCCGAATTTCGGAAGTTTCACGCGTATTTTGGCAGCACGATCCTAATACTCATGGTCGTTCATGCTTTGATGGGCTTGAAATTAGGCTTGTCGATTTAACTGGTTCATAACAAACAAAGGAGGTAGTGGCAATTGATGAATTGCCACTACCTCCGTTATTTTCGGCTCCATCTGTTTAAATCTAGATGACTACAGTGCGATCGCTCGATTTAAAGTTGCAATTAAGATCGGTGTTTCGATCGGATTTAAGAATTACTGTTTTCCGCAGCTAGAGAGTGCAAAAAGACTTTTTGAGCTAGTTCCAGCAACGCTTGTGAGTTCGCAGTTTCAATCGTTTGGATGGCATCTTCGTCAGAAGAACCATTCAAAATTAGATAAGCAGCGAGCATCGTGCCCGTTCGATGCAAGCCACCCGTGCAATGGACGGCAGTGCCCACACCTTGACGATGATATCGAGCGACAAAATCGATTAATTCTGCGACTTGCGATCGACTGGGCGAACTAGCAATCTGAATCGGCAGCCATAAGTAAGGAATATTTTCCCGATCGTACAACTCCAGGTTAGATTTGTCGTGCATTACTGAGACGATCGCCCCAATTCCCGACGCTTGTAATTCCCGTAATTCGGCTGCTGTTGGCTTCCGAACACCTGCTAGTTTGCCAGGAATTACCCACCATAAGTTCTTCACGATCGGCTCTGTTGATTGCTGCTCCATTGGTTTTAACTGCTGTCTGATGACAGGATGAGCGATCGAATGAATGTCTAAAAACTTAACTCGTTGGCGTAGCCTCTGTGCAAGAGAATCGCCCTAGATCTCTAAATTAAGTTAATAACTAATAAGCTGGTTTCTTGGGGAGTAAATCTGAAATTTTAGAGTCAATTCTGGCTTTGCCAGAAAATACCGTACCTGTTTTACCGCGATTGAAGTTAACATAATTAATATCTCTAACTGCATTCGGCAGAGGAACATATCCTACAGAATCAGCCACTCTAGAGACTCGATTGATATATAGTGTTACAAATTTAGCTAGTAACTGTCTATTGGAACTAGAACGCAGATTGACATAAATAAATAGCGGTCTAGAAAGTGGTCGATATTGGTTTTTCTCTACAGTTTGGGTTGATGGTAAGATTGCACCTTTACCGTTATCGACTGCTAATAGTTTTAACTTACTTTGGTTTTCTTGGTAGTAAGCATAACCAAAATAACCCAAAGCATTTGGATCTTTACTAATTCCTTCTACCAAGGCTTCGTCATCTTCACTAGGGGTATAGTCTTTGCGGCTAGATTTCGATTTCCCTACGATTGCTTCGGTAAAATAATCGAAAGTACCAGACTTGTCACCCGCGCCAAATAGCTTCAAAGGTCGATCGGGCCAAGAGGGACGCACTTGGTTCCAGCGCATAATTTTACCCTGCGCTGCAGGCTCCCAGAGCTTTTTCAGCTCGGCGACAGTAATATCTTTTGCCCAATCATTTTGGGGATTGATGGCGATCGTCAGTGCATCAAAAGCAATCGGAAACTCCATGTATCTCACCCCATTTTTCTTGCAAGTTTCCATCTCTGCTAGCAAAATTGGTCGAGAAGCATTACTAATATCTGTTTTACCATTACAGAATTTTTCAAACCCGCCTGTCGTACCAGAAACTTTAACTTCAACCTGCCCCTTATTGCTGGGATCTGCTTGAAACAGCTTGACGATCGCCTGAGTAATCGGATACACCGTACTCGAACCATCAATCCTAATTGCTGGTGTCGTGGTTTTTCCGGCATCTCCCGCAGTCCCTTGTGCCATTTGGTGTTGGGCTGATGTATTTGCTGTGGCGAGCGAACTGACTACCAGAACTATGGTGCCTAATACTACTAGAAATCTATTCACTGTTGCGTTCATTATATTCGGTTCCTTGTCGATTCTCAAATATATATGTTTGTCATTTGTCAAAAATCAATCACCGTCGCCAGCCTTCCAAGCGATCGCCTTACTGGGCTGCGGATCGGGTAACTTCAGCGTCACCAATGCTGCTGAAAGTACAAAGAATGCTGATGTCCACAGGCAACCCACCAGCCCATAAAACTGATAAACTAGCCCCGATAATACCGTCCCTGCTAACCGACCGCCAGAGTTTGCCATGTAGTAAAAGCCAACATTCAACGCCACCTTGTCATCGTCGGTAAATGCTAATACCAAGTAGGAGTGAACAGCCGAGTTAAAGGCAAATACCACACCAAAAATACACAGTCCGCCAACAATGGCAAGATTCGGCGGGACATTTAATTGGAGCGCAATCGCGATCGCGACTGGCACTCCAACTAGCGTAAATGTCCAAAATTGAATCGTCTTCGAGCCAGGTGGCTGGCCCGATCCAAACCGTTTCAATAGGGCTGGTGCCGAAAATTGAATGATGCCGTAACCAATTACCCAACAAGCCAAGAAACCGCCTACTTGAGCGAAAGACCAGCCTAACTGTCCCCGCAAAAAGACTGGCAAACCCACCACAAACCAGACATCTCTGGAGCCAAACAAAAAGAATCGGGCAGCCGAGAGAATATTGATTTCACGGCTCTTGGAGAAGAGTTGGCTAAATTTAACCTTTTTCTTGATTTTGCCTATCCCTTTGGGCAGCAATAGCCCAGAGAACATGATTACAGCAAGTCCACCTGCCATAATCCACAAGGCATGAATAAAACCAACCGCAGTCAGTAAGGCACCACCAACAAAGAAACCAGCCCCCTTGAGCGCGTTCTTGGAACCCGTCAGCACTGCCACCCATTTGAACAGCGATGACTGAGCATCTTGAGGTACTACCAACCGAATTGCGCTCTTCGAACTCATCTTAGTCAAGTCTTTAGCAATCCCCGAAAATGCTTGAGCAACCATCACATACGGGACGGCAATCCATAGCGACCAGCTTGGATTGAGGAAAGATAGAATGACCAGCGAAATTACCTGTAGTCCGATCCCTGTATACAGCGTCACTTTCAGGCCAAACTGAGAGCCAATCCAACCGCCCAAAAAGTTGGTAACTACACCGAAGACTTCGTAGAACAGAAACAAAGAAGCTATTTGAATTGGGGTATAGCCAATGTTATAAAAGTAGAGCAGCACCAGCATTCGCAAGGCACCATCAGTAATGGTGAAGCCCCAGTAAGCTAATGTCACCAGCGCATAGTTCTTGAAATTGGCACTGGAAGCTGTAGTAGAATCCATGACTGCATAAGGAAGGAATAAGGGGATAATCTAATACTTAGGAATGAGAATTAAATAACTTGCGTCGGTTGGGTAGCGGATGCGCCCCGGTCGGGAAACCTGACCATGGCAGCGATTTGCACGCGCACTTGTTTCTTGACGGTTAGGCAAATTAAGATAGCGCACCAAGCAGAGTAGAGCCAAACCCACAGCTCTAGAGATGTTGGGCTTCGCTTCGCTTTACTCAACCTAAATGATTCTAATCCATACTCAGAGCCACCTTCCGGGCGAGTTCGACCATCCGGTTGGCATAGCCCCACTCATTGTCATACCAAGCTAAGATTTTCACTTGAGTCTCATTGATTACCATCGTCGAGAGCGCATCGATAATCCCAGAGCGAGGGTCGTCTTTATAATCGATCGAGACTAAAGGGCGTTCCTCATAGCCTAAAATACCTTGGAGCGGTTCCTGTTCGGCAGCAGTTTTGAGTAGTTGATTGACTTCGGCGATAGTGGTCGATCGCATGACTTCAAATACACAATCTGTGAGCGAAGCGTTGAGTAAAGGCACACGCACCGCTAGACCATTGAGTTTGCCATTCAGTTCGGGATAAATTAAGCCGATCGCGGTTGCCGATCCGGTAGAGGTGGGAATCAAGGATAAACTGGTAGCTCTAGCCCGACGCAAATCTTTATGGGGCGCATCGACGATCGTTTGTGTATTGGTATTGTCATGGATAGTAGTAATTACTCCATGCTTAATCCCCAAACCTTCATGAATTACCTTGACGACTGGAGCCAAGCAATTAGTAGTACAAGAAGCGGCTGTTAGCAGATGATGTTTATCCGGCTCGTAAAGCCCATCATTGACTCCCATGACGATATTCAGGGCTTCTTGCTTCACCGGAGCAGCTACAATTACCTTCCGGACACCACCCTTAAAATAAGGATCGAGAGTTGCGGGAGTTCTAAATTTACCAGAGCATTCTAGTACTAGATCGACACCCAAATCTTGCCAAGGAACATCTCCAGGTTGAGCATGTTCGCTAAAAGTTAGGGGTTTAGCGTCAATCAAGACTTTCCCGTTCTCAGCCTCTACGTCTGGTGCCCAACGTCCGTGGACAGAATCAAACTTGAGTAAGTGCGCAGCAGCTTCAGCTCCACCTTTGACCTCATTAATATGCACGAATTCTATTTCTGGCCACTCCCACGCTGCCCGCAAATCTAGCCGTCCAATCCGTCCAAATCCATTGATACCTACCCGTACTGTCATTTAGTTTTCCTCTCTCGAAATTCTAATTTTTAAATACTTATATTCATATCAATATATATTGACAATCATCGATATAATATCAACTCACATCGATTTATGTCAATATAGAAATTATGAAATCTTTAAAAACGCCGCCAATTTTTTGTTGTCCACCTTTGTTAGCAGGTCGTCTAACCGAAACAGAAGCAGCTAGTGCCGCAGTTTTGTTTCGAGTATTAGGCGAACCAGCACGGCTTCAGTTGTTGAGTTTAATTGCTGCCCAGCCAAGTGGAGAGGTGTGTGCTTGCGAATTGGTAGAATCCCTCGGACTGTCGCAGCCCACAGTCAGCCATCACCTCAAAGTCATGTATGAAGCAGGTTTATTACAAAAAGAGCGGCGCGGCACCTGGATCTACTATCGAATCGTCCAATCACAATTAGTATCCTTGCGATCGGTACTGACTTAGAGATCTGGGAAATTTGGAAGTTTATTTAACTTTATTGAGTTCCGCTTTTGCTTTAGCTACTAAAGCATCATCTAGGGGTGGATAGCCCAGATCGTTGGCTGAAGCCTTCCCTGTCGTCAATGCCCACTCAACCGCTGCTTTTAATGCTGTTGTCTTGGTGGTATCTTTAGGCTGTGGGTATACTGTCTCTAGAATTAAGGATTGCAACCAGTTTCCGTCGCGCGGCATCGTCGCGCCAAGATTGCCCACTGCGCCTAGAGAGAGTCGCAAGAGCAGAGAAGCCGCGATCGCGCCTAGTACTTGTGCCAAAACACAGGGCAACACTAAATTACGCCGAAAAAAACCACTGCGCCAAAAAGCTAAAGTCACTGCTGGATTGAAATGTGCGCCGCTAATATGACCAAGGCTATAGATTAACGCCGTTACCACCGCGCCAAACACAATGCTGATGCCCAGATGGGTAACGGCACCATTGCTGAGTTTATCGACCATCACGGCTCCCGTGCCAGCAAATATCAACACGAAGGTGCCAATGAATTCTGCTAACAATTCACGAGAGTGCTGCATAGGTATATCGACGTATATCGATATTGACGGACAACGGTATTTTATCAACCTATATCGATTTGTGTCAATATAGATTTTATCAGAGGGGGTCGCTCGCCATCTAAGTTTGCACAGTAAATTGGTCGGGGTGTATTCCCCAATTTATCCACACGATCGCATCTTGTGCGCTAGTCATTTGCGGGGGTACACGCAGAATATGAATACTGCCTGTAGAGGGACAAGTCATTTTAAGTAATAGCATTGGCTCCGATACAGTTTGGCGTAAAGTTCGATCGTAGAATCTTTCTATATCACCAATCTTTAGTAATGTATATTCCCGCCATCGATCGATTTCGATTGCACCTAATTCCTGACAAATTTTCTCGTAACCTACCTGCTGAATCAGTACGCGCTTGATTTCCGCATTATTTTCCTCTAAGAGCCATTCAGGTTTCCAATCACTAACTTTTGTCCAGTAGCGACGGGGGAGAAAGACCCGTAACCAATGTACAGTTAGATTTGGTATAGTTTGGAGCACAGACAAGTCGGTTAGATCGGTTAATGGATTTTTTGTTAGATTAAGTGTCTTTAAGTTAGTAATATTT harbors:
- a CDS encoding MIP/aquaporin family protein; its protein translation is MQHSRELLAEFIGTFVLIFAGTGAVMVDKLSNGAVTHLGISIVFGAVVTALIYSLGHISGAHFNPAVTLAFWRSGFFRRNLVLPCVLAQVLGAIAASLLLRLSLGAVGNLGATMPRDGNWLQSLILETVYPQPKDTTKTTALKAAVEWALTTGKASANDLGYPPLDDALVAKAKAELNKVK